TTATATTTGACTTTACATATCTAATTGgtcaaaaaaaaatggaaattttaATTCTCTTAAGCTCTTgagctttattttaattatcatcataTGCTcctttacttattttattaatttcactaaaacaataacactattttttacacaaaaacacCGTTCTGACCCGTACAAAACAAAAGAGGCTGATTAGTAGACCGACTAGTCGGTCTCTGTACAACTGACTACTTCGTTAGACGGCTAGTCGGCCAAACTTATAATCGGCACATCTCtaaaatttgtaattgattGGTATTTTCTAAACTTAATAGATTGAAATCATTTTCGTAAAATGTTCTTGTCTGACactatatatttcttatgtacttataatatatttgaatcataCACTTTAAACTTTCGCGATGAATTCTAttcgttttgaatatttaatatcgattttaaccgcaatcatataattttacatgaCGAATTGCATTTCACGAGATGAGTCTCCGtcgaaatataaaacttttggtTTCGGTCGCGATTAAAactcaaacaaaatttaataaaatacgaaatctTCTACTTATCTAATTAATCTGagatttaaatctaattaatctGACTTAATTAGCATTGATATggcatataataattttaacaattgaaagaacaaaaaacaaaattttctgCTGATTTTAATctgaaaactaataataatccaTGACCTCAAGATTTTGTCATAGACAATtttctactttttaataatttgacataTTCCTAACATATTTCACGGGGTGGGATTGtgtacaattgtaaataaaaccattttatatTAGGTCAACATCATTGGCTTGTAGCAAATATTAACACAGATATTATTAACTAGTCTACTTGACATTTTCGATTCAAACAATGGAATCTTAATCAGGTTTTAAAATGCACTCTCGGTTATTttgcaattgttttaaattcacaTATAGCAGTTTCTGAAACCCACATATCacaatatctaattatattaagtatttaaattaaatgtgactTACATGACTacaataacaaacaataaaacgttttaaaattaataaaagatgtTTGAAGTAGTTATACAGATATACATCatactatacaatattttatatacaacagtAACAGTGTAAATtttctactgctgggctaaggcctcctctccctttgaggacaaggtttggagcatattccaccacgccgcaCCAATAcggcttggtggatacacatgtggcagaatttcgttgaaattgggcatgcaggtttcctcacgcaaactaagcacatgaaaatttagtggtgcttgcttgagtttgaacccgttatcatcggttaagatgcacgcgttctaaccactgggcctggcatattggatataaaatttaatatttatatgcagaaacatttttaacattacttTGTTTCCGACGCATGAAAGTTTCGATGCCATTAAAAGCTTAAAAGCTACAGGCTGAACTAAATCGCAGCCAATGTTATATAGTCATTTGTATTCTTATTAGTATTTCAAAGTTAGTAGTATGAaggaaataattaatctttctaAATTGAAGTAGTTTTCAAATATCATCATTCGAATAGTATCAATTTACTTTTGCAAGaatgaattgtgtttttctgACTGATTCCGACTGGCAGTAGGTTATTCTCGATGGAGACAAGAGAAGTGATTTTATATGTCGCAATTCACAGATGTGTTCGCAAATACAGAGGAATTCTACGAAATAACCCATTACACGTTCAAGATTGAATCTTCATAAAACCCTATTTTGATCTTCATTTGAAGAGAATACATTTCTATGtctctaatttaaaatataacggtACTTCCCTTATTCTTCCCCCCTTTTTATCCCCATCAGTAAaggatttgtttattttttctttatttagcGCTGTGGTTTGGGCATTTTTTAATCAGTCATGACATTAAGTTTATGAACAAGTACTgaacattaaacaaaaactttatataaaaaccgataaaaaatattataatttatagaaataataataatattctgagTCGAACGAGTTTAACTTATAACATCATCTAATTACACCGAAagcttatttaattaacttatctCGTAGGATAACCTTTTAATAAGAGAAGTGTATCTTACACTTCTCTTTTTACGCCAGCTAGAATCTTGCACCAGTTTCGGTCTTTGTTTCGAACCCTGTACTAATTGTCATACTGACTATTAATGTGTATAGTCAAAACATGTAACAACCTTTTTGCAAACCAGCAGTTACGCATACGCAGGCATTAGCTAGCATCaactgatttaaaattcaaaacaaaacaacaatagaaataacaacaacaacaatagaaataatttaaacggaattttatattacaatgatttttaaaataaatacgttcatGTTTTGAGTTCTTATTATTAcctatttgtttaaaaatgctttgacacgtttaaatattgaaaacgtcAAATCAAAGCCGGCCCGATGAATGCTAAGACTGGCcctaattatattgttataagatttaaaattctaTACGCATTTTTATTGGTGCAGTCATATTTCGAGTAGTCACAAACTACTACTCGAAATATGACTATGAATATGACACAAATAAACCTACCGTGTTGAATATGTCTCAATGTCATACAAGATTATTAAGATATTcgacttatataatttatccgCAAAATTTGTATGCATAtttgcttattaaattaattttaaataataataattattcttttttataacgTTGTTAATATCCATGTTCAACGCCGgggtcatattatataattttggaaatagtcgactttataataatttatttggaataaTTCTCCgttatttggtttatttttaaaaatgagttaggaaatatttttaaattatttgtaatttcaactgTTACGGCTGAGGATTACCTGATTACTAACATTACTGAACAGTCAATACTAATTCTGTGATAAAAAAGTAGTGGttgtatatttctatatacaaccacataatacacaatattagtattaacaaagtttttaaccgaaaaaaataataagcagtTGTTAAAAATGACGAGAAATAAAAGGCCGTTATGCCCATCTTTAACCGGAGCCTACGAAAAAAACAGGTTTTTTacgtttcgtaatttttatttattcttctaCTACCAACTTCTTCTAACCAAATTTGTACTGTATTTCTCTATGAATAAGATTCATCGGAGCCTTTTCGTTACTTCAAATCTAAAGTATTTTCTTATAACTGGTTTaatgtttatacaataatagttCTTACATCGataaaaatagagtatttaAATAGTTGTTACACATGATCAAAAACGTCTCAACAGTACCAACAAATCGGAACGGAGTGTCCAAGGTAACAGATTAAAAACGTGGAGTGTCAACGGTTAGACGAAAACGAGTGAGTCCATGATTGTGCATTTCATAGGAGGATCTTAGTTGGGGAGGAcgttaataagtaaaattttgtttCTACTTTATTAAGCTTATCATTTTCCTTATAATTAGAGTgcctttcattttaatttaatgttaataaaaacaaacaacatcTATTCTATCCTTGTGATTTTAAGTGATCAGTTTAATTcgtgttttttaaatagtaatgttGCGAagagttaatttttattcaatatgcaTTGCGTTTGGTCTCagtgttttattaattctcaCTGGAAGTCGATATACATATAACACTAATTACCGTCCAGCTTCTGAGAGTCTGAGAAATGTAAAAAACTTCTTGAAAATAGAAGACGTGGACGAAAATTTATTGCATCCGATCCCAACAAACCCCTACGATGGGTCTCCTGACAtcgaaaaaatattagataaaactagacttaaaattaaacatgaattgagggcttataattttagtatatctgGTGTACAAAGGCTGGAAGACTTAGTTATGGAGTCAGGAGGAAGACCTATAATAAGTTTGATTGTATCTACATGGAGGTCTGGTTCAACATTTACTGGAGAAGTTTTAAATGCCGTGCCAGCAAATTTCTATCATTATGAACCGTTTTTAAGGTATAAAGGTGACCAAGTAAGAGGTACATCAGAGTCTGACAAGGCAttgaaaactattaaaaaaatgtttcaatgtaACTATGATGATATGGAGGACTATTTTGACTTTGGAAAAAATGGTTGGAGTCAATTCAGGCATAACACAAGATTATGGGACCATTGTAAATATAAGAAAGAACTGTGTATCGATGCTGACTTCACTTCTAGGGTCTGTAGGCTGTTTCCATTTCAAAGTATGAAACTAGTCCATGTTAGGCTACGTCTTATTAAACAACTTTTGGAAGATAAAGAGTGAGTATTCATTCAGTATTCCATACCTTAAGTTATAGTTGACCTTTTaaactttacatatatttaagtctAATCAAACAACTAGTAAGcccattaatagttattaattcgTCTCTGATAGTTGGAAAAGTTatcactgataaaaaaaaatgtactgatCATTGGAAATGCTTTATCAtttggaattaatattaaaatatcaatataaagtcCTTTTTgttcattgtttaaatttagtttcatatttcaggtttaatttgaaaattattttattaatccgGGATCCTCGAGGAGTGATGCAGTCGAGGTTGCATCATGAATTCTGCAAGGCGGCACCTGATTGCTGGAAACCTGAACGGCTATGTGCTGATATGATTAGTGACTATGTAGCTGCTGGACCTCTCCTACAAAAATATCCAGATAAATTTATGTAAGTcaactgataataataatctattaatgataatgatttagtacaaaaaatatctaattaaaatactatataaccCTTGTTTATACAAGCCAACCTGCAACGCTCGAAACTAGCCACAGCCGAACTATACTAAAAACGGCTCAGGAAAAAGGGATTAGCGTCGCATTTGTCCAAGAACCCTATGTACGACGGACAGGTGAGATGAAATACTACCCTAGTATGAAAATTATCCAGTGCACCCTGAACCGCCAAAAGTCCGTCCaaatttcagttactttcacagtataatgtttTACGGTATTTTGTAAGTGATAGAGCCATGCTACACCAACACCAGTAGCTCAAAAGGGCCAGGCTCGAACCGGGTAATTACCACGCTCTCACAGAATACCGTCGTGAAACAGTCGTTTCGTCAGGTGAGTGAGAGTTCCGGATGCCCATAAATGGGGATTGGTCTGGGTGGTTGTGCTATATTAGACAGCCGTTTGGGCTCGGAAGTTATCGATGCATTGGGTCACTTGTCCTGGAGGTCAACGGGATCCGAAGAAACGGTGCTCCGCTAGCCGCCCGTGGTTTGTAGGGGGCCCAATTAGCGTGCTAGACCCATGTGAAAGGCTGCCCTGCCGGCCACGTATAATCCCGGAGTTGCTCCATCGTGCCGGTTGGCGAGGACCCGATGGCGACTCCCGGGGCGCTTCGGGCGTCCCCGCGCTCTCCAAACAAGTTCCCCATCGGTGTATTGTTCCTTACGGGCTGCTTGGCTCCTGGTTTGGTACTTTTTCCCAACTTCTTTCCCCTTCCCCTATTCACTCTAACTATGAAAAGAACCAAAAAGAAAAGTAAGTTTAACCAGAGGTTGCACTTCCTCTCCCTTAAAGTGCATTTCTCTAATAGCCGACGATTGCACTCAAATCTCAATGATGTCCATCACCATCTCGAGACTGAGAGACCTCACTTACTCTTTCTAACGGAGACGCAAATCTGTAACCCGTCCGATCCAACATACCTGCACTATCCAGGGTATATCCTGGAGACCCAATTCCGTGCCCATGCAGGCGTGTGCGTATACATCAGGGACGTGATCTGCTGTCAGCGTCTTCGTAACTTGGAGGTTCCTGACCTTTCTGTTTTATGGGTTCTTGTGAATACTGGCTTCGATCAAATAGCTTATGCCAGTGTCTACCGTTCGCATAGCGGGGACCAAGAGACGACTAGGCTTTTTAACCATCTAAGTTTAACCATCTAAGCTGCAGATTCGGTCTATCGACGCTTTCCATCTGCGCAGTTGGTGTTTCTTGGGGACTTTAATGCACACCATGAAGAGTGGCTGTACCCGCATAGTGATACTGACCACGCTGGAAGAGAGATCTACAAATTTGCAATATCTTGTGGCCTTTCTCAGCTCGTCCACGAACCCACTCGTATTCCTGACGCCGTGGGCCTCACTGCGTATTGCCTGGACTTTCTGTTGACAACCGATCCGATGACAGATATTCGGTTTATGTTTCTCCACCACTCGCGATATCGGATCATTGTGTGGTGAAATCTGTGTCGCACTACCGCCTCCTGACACCAGTCCTAAAGGCACTAGGCGAGTGTGGCGATACAAGACAGCGGATTGGGATGAGATGCGTCACTTTTTCGCCTCTTATCCTTGGAGGCAGGTATGTTTTTCTTCTAGAGATCCATCGTGCTGCGCAGATGCTGTCTCGAGTGTGATTTATCAAGCTATGGAGTATTTTATTCCTTTTGCTGAAGTATCCCTTGAGACCAAAGCTCGCCCGTGGTTTAATGCTGAATGCCTCTTAACTGAAAAGCGTAAGCATGAAGCCTATTTGTCCTGGGGTGACGCTCGTAAAAGCAAAGCCTTGGATATCCAGGTAAAGACGCAAACATACAACGCAGCTactaaatcttgtaaaaaaGCGATAAGAAAAGCTCGTTTTGACGTATAGGGGGAAAGTTAGCTTCTTTTCCCTCAGGGAGCAAAGCTTTCTGGAGCCTCGCCAAGTCGGTTGAGAAAAACTTCTGTCGCTCTTCGCTGCCTCCTCTGCACAAACCTGACGGATCTCTGGCCCACAGCGCTAATAAGAAGGCAAATTTATTTGCCAATCTCTTCGCAGAGTATTCTCGTCTGGACAGCAACGGTAAATGTCCACCTCAGTTACCTCCATTTGACCCTAAAATGAGCGCCATTAAAATCCACCAAAAAGAGGTACTTAAATGTTTGCTGAACCTGGATGTTAATAAGGCCAGTGGTCCTCATGGCATTCCAGCAGTGGTACTGAAGTGTTGTGCACCCGAGTTGTCTCTTGTTCTGACTCGTCTATACCAACTCTCTCTAGAAACTGGTAAAGTTCCGAGATCCTGGAAGCTTGCTAATTTCAGCCAATTCCCAAAAAAGGAAGCCGTGCAAACTCAGCCAATTACAGACCTGTCGCGATCACCTCTCTAATCTGTAAGATTATGGAGCGTATCTTATATAATCGTCTCCTGACATATCTTGAAGCAAACGAGCTCCTTAGTGATAACCAATATGATGATCGCAGGGGACGCTCGACCGGAGATATGCTAATATATGCCACCCACCTTTGGAGCGAGGCCTTGGAGGGTCACGGTGAAGCAATAGCCGTTTCATTAGACATCTCAAAGGCCTTTGACCGGGTCTGGTACGAGTCACTACTTAGTAAGCTTCCAGCATACGGCATACCTACTGAGCTCCGCGACTGGATATGTGACTTCCTGAGGGAACGGTCGATTCGAGTTGTCTTGGATAGCTGCTCTTCCGATCTAATGGCAATCAATGCTGGGGTACCTCAGGGATCTGTTCTCTTTGCGACCTTGTTTCTGTTGCACATAAACGATCTTTTAAAACCCGGTATTATTAGCTACGCCGATGACAACACCGTAATTGAGAGGTACGAGTCCAACTCGCGAGCTAGTCCAGAGGAAATGCGGTCCTTGAGAGAGTCCATGATGGAACGGGTGAATGAGACATTGCAGTGGGTGTCCGATTGGGGTGACGCCAATCTTGTCCAGTTCAACCCTTTCAAAACACAGGCGTCTCTTTTCTCCGCGAAAAAGAGTAGCTTCGATTTAAC
This genomic window from Vanessa tameamea isolate UH-Manoa-2023 chromosome 5, ilVanTame1 primary haplotype, whole genome shotgun sequence contains:
- the LOC113392514 gene encoding carbohydrate sulfotransferase 4-like; this encodes MLRRVNFYSICIAFGLSVLLILTGSRYTYNTNYRPASESLRNVKNFLKIEDVDENLLHPIPTNPYDGSPDIEKILDKTRLKIKHELRAYNFSISGVQRLEDLVMESGGRPIISLIVSTWRSGSTFTGEVLNAVPANFYHYEPFLRYKGDQVRGTSESDKALKTIKKMFQCNYDDMEDYFDFGKNGWSQFRHNTRLWDHCKYKKELCIDADFTSRVCRLFPFQSMKLVHVRLRLIKQLLEDKEFNLKIILLIRDPRGVMQSRLHHEFCKAAPDCWKPERLCADMISDYVAAGPLLQKYPDKFMVLRFEELALNTNSTSYDLLKFLHLDVTQSVNEFLYSHTNVDLTGVSATFRVSRDVPYRWRNILDFNFVDEIQGSCKEAMSLWGYRMAHNATHMTSKDFNPLDQYSLTQ